From one Streptomyces sp. SCSIO 30461 genomic stretch:
- a CDS encoding transposase family protein, which translates to MPADASSLIPPALDQLRENPLVGPGEVPGLLERLAEVPDPRDPRGVRHRLAVVLALTACAVLAGAPSLLAVGEWIADAPGHVLEQVGADPDPLLPRRVLPAETTVRRLLARIDGDALDLAVGSWLADRRPEATGLRGLAVDGKSLRGAVKAKGRKIHLLAALEHEPAWSWPSWTSARRRTSFCIRHTGRRRSRENGVVWWLPVRRR; encoded by the coding sequence GTGCCTGCCGACGCATCATCGCTGATCCCGCCCGCCCTTGACCAACTGCGCGAGAATCCGCTGGTAGGACCCGGGGAGGTTCCGGGCCTGCTGGAGCGGCTGGCCGAGGTGCCCGACCCGCGTGACCCGCGCGGGGTGCGCCACCGCCTGGCCGTCGTACTCGCTCTCACCGCGTGCGCGGTGCTGGCCGGAGCGCCCTCGCTGCTGGCGGTCGGCGAATGGATCGCCGATGCTCCTGGGCATGTGCTGGAACAGGTCGGCGCCGACCCCGATCCGCTTCTGCCCAGGCGGGTTCTGCCTGCCGAGACCACGGTCCGCCGACTGCTGGCCCGCATCGACGGCGACGCGCTGGACCTGGCTGTCGGGAGCTGGCTCGCCGACCGTCGCCCGGAGGCGACCGGGCTGCGCGGCCTGGCAGTGGACGGCAAGAGCCTGCGCGGCGCGGTCAAGGCGAAGGGCCGCAAGATCCATCTGCTCGCCGCACTGGAGCATGAACCGGCCTGGTCCTGGCCCAGCTGGACGTCGGCGAGAAGACGAACGAGTTTCTGTATCCGGCATACCGGACGTCGGCGCAGCCGTGAAAATGGGGTGGTGTGGTGGCTGCCCGTCCGACGCCGATGA